A part of Cottoperca gobio chromosome 4, fCotGob3.1, whole genome shotgun sequence genomic DNA contains:
- the gng12b gene encoding guanine nucleotide-binding protein G(I)/G(S)/G(O) subunit gamma-12, which yields MSSKMQSSSSTAQARRMVQQLRIEASFERIKVSKASSDLMRYCGEHAKNDPLLMGIPASENPFKDKKPCTVL from the exons ATGTCGTCAAAAATGCAGAGCTCCAGTAGCACAGCTCAGGCCCGGCGGATGGTGCAGCAGCTGAGGATAGAGGCCAGCTTCGAGAGGATAAAG GTGTCCAAGGCTTCATCGGACCTTATGCGCTACTGTGGAGAACACGCCAAGAATGACCCGCTGCTCATGGGCATCCCCGCTTCAGAAAACCCTTTCAAGGACAAGAAGCCTTGCACTGTTTTGTAG